In Actinobacillus indolicus, a single genomic region encodes these proteins:
- the envC gene encoding murein hydrolase activator EnvC, whose protein sequence is MISIYSVTTLIADVVANDLSKIQQKIQQQQSKINEQKKKRDSLQSTLKNQEIEMGKVLNNLKQTEMTLAETRQAIKRTEQEIKRLEKQEKEQKEKLKEQLDSAYRSGIHPSVLERLLSEDAKNADRMGAYYEHINQVRIDAIYDLRRTQAELKARRDELQGQQKGQQTQLSEQKKQEKDLQKVKNERESTIRSIDKTLEQDQSRLDALKANENSLRDQLTKASNEATQQEKQEIAKLEQKTNTQEKRKATEQEKQQVRAGSGLGSGKYAMPVSGKIVNRFGSTQMGELKWNGVVIQASAGAAVKAIAAGRVILADWLQGYGQVVVVDHGNGDMSLYGYNQSVSVRKGARVQAGQTIASVGNSGGQSRSALYFEIRRKGVAVNPLKWVQ, encoded by the coding sequence ATCATATCAATTTATAGTGTGACTACGCTTATTGCTGACGTAGTGGCTAATGATTTATCCAAAATTCAGCAAAAAATTCAGCAACAACAAAGCAAAATTAACGAACAAAAGAAAAAACGGGATTCATTACAGTCAACCTTAAAAAATCAAGAGATTGAAATGGGTAAAGTGCTGAATAATTTAAAACAGACTGAAATGACTTTGGCTGAAACTCGTCAAGCGATTAAACGTACCGAACAAGAGATTAAGCGGTTAGAAAAACAAGAAAAAGAGCAAAAAGAGAAATTAAAAGAGCAATTAGATTCTGCCTATCGTTCAGGGATTCATCCTTCCGTTTTAGAAAGACTTTTATCTGAAGATGCCAAAAACGCAGATCGTATGGGGGCGTATTATGAGCATATTAATCAAGTTAGGATTGATGCCATTTATGATCTTCGTCGTACTCAAGCTGAATTAAAAGCGCGTCGAGATGAGTTACAAGGTCAGCAAAAAGGGCAACAAACACAGCTTTCTGAGCAGAAAAAACAGGAAAAAGATCTGCAAAAAGTGAAAAATGAAAGGGAAAGCACGATCCGTTCTATTGATAAAACCTTAGAGCAAGATCAAAGCCGATTAGATGCCTTAAAAGCTAATGAAAATTCCCTACGGGATCAACTAACCAAAGCAAGTAATGAAGCAACTCAGCAAGAAAAACAAGAGATTGCTAAGTTAGAACAAAAAACCAATACTCAAGAAAAACGTAAAGCCACTGAGCAAGAAAAACAACAAGTCAGAGCAGGGAGCGGTTTAGGCTCTGGGAAATATGCAATGCCTGTTTCAGGCAAAATTGTGAATCGTTTTGGTTCAACCCAAATGGGAGAATTGAAATGGAATGGCGTGGTGATTCAAGCAAGTGCGGGGGCGGCGGTCAAAGCAATTGCAGCAGGACGTGTCATTTTGGCGGATTGGCTGCAAGGCTATGGTCAAGTTGTCGTGGTGGATCACGGCAATGGTGATATGTCGCTCTATGGTTATAACCAATCCGTTTCAGTTAGAAAAGGCGCTCGCGTTCAGGCTGGACAAACTATCGCTAGCGTGGGTAATTCAGGGGGGCAAAGCCGTTCTGCGCTCTATTTTGAAATTCGCCGTAAAGGTGTGGCCGTCAATCCATTGAAATGGGTACAGTAA
- the fadD gene encoding long-chain-fatty-acid--CoA ligase FadD, producing MEKIWFENYPPNAARTLNVDQYSSLVEMFEKAVQRHPDMPAYINMGQILTFRKLEERSRSFAAYLQNELRLEKGERIALMMPNLLQYPIALFGALRAGLVVVNVNPLYTPRELEHQLNDSGAKAIVVVSNFAATLEKVVFNTDVKHVILTRMGDQLSFGKRTLVNFVVKYIKKLVPKYKLPHAVSFREALSIGKQRQYVKPIIQADDLAFLQYTGGTTGVAKGAMLSHRNVVANIIQAKWVAYPLTKQTREPIAVIALPLYHVFALTVNCLLFIELGITALLITNPRDIPGFVKELKKYPVIAITGVNTLFNALLNNSQFKEVDFSNLKLSVGGGAAIQRAVAERWHKTTGNHIIEGYGMTECSPLIAATRNDSVEYSGSIGVPVPNTDIRIVDDAGNDVPMGERGELWVKGPQVMQGYWQRPEDTADVLKDGWMATGDIVEMGQDLNLRIVDRKKDMIIVSGFNVYPNEIEDVVALHPKVNEVVVVGIPSEISGESIKVFVTKKDESLTREELRNHCRQHLTGYKIPREIEFRDELPKSNIGKILRRVLRDEEVARVKEQTKRKVNKEE from the coding sequence ATGGAAAAGATTTGGTTTGAGAACTATCCACCAAATGCTGCACGAACATTAAATGTTGATCAATATAGCTCATTAGTGGAGATGTTTGAAAAAGCAGTTCAACGCCATCCAGATATGCCTGCATATATTAATATGGGGCAGATTTTGACGTTCCGTAAATTAGAAGAACGTAGCCGTTCATTCGCTGCCTATTTACAAAATGAATTACGTCTTGAGAAAGGGGAACGTATTGCTCTAATGATGCCAAATTTATTGCAATATCCGATTGCATTATTTGGGGCATTGCGCGCAGGGTTAGTTGTGGTCAATGTGAACCCACTTTATACGCCAAGAGAATTAGAACATCAGTTAAATGATAGTGGCGCTAAAGCGATCGTGGTGGTTTCTAATTTTGCGGCAACCTTAGAAAAAGTAGTATTTAATACGGATGTGAAGCATGTGATTTTAACCCGTATGGGCGATCAGCTTTCATTTGGTAAGCGTACGTTAGTCAATTTTGTGGTGAAGTATATTAAAAAGCTGGTACCAAAATATAAATTACCTCATGCAGTAAGTTTTCGTGAAGCCTTAAGTATCGGTAAACAGAGACAATATGTTAAACCGATTATTCAGGCAGATGACTTAGCCTTTTTACAATATACGGGCGGTACTACGGGGGTGGCGAAAGGGGCTATGCTTAGCCATCGTAATGTGGTGGCGAATATCATTCAAGCAAAATGGGTGGCTTATCCATTAACGAAACAAACCAGAGAGCCAATTGCGGTTATTGCACTACCGCTTTATCATGTCTTTGCGTTAACGGTAAACTGCTTATTATTTATTGAGTTAGGTATTACAGCATTACTTATCACTAATCCAAGGGATATTCCTGGGTTTGTAAAAGAATTGAAAAAATATCCTGTTATCGCCATTACAGGTGTGAATACGTTATTTAATGCGTTGTTGAATAATTCACAGTTTAAAGAAGTGGATTTTTCAAATTTAAAATTATCTGTTGGCGGTGGTGCGGCGATTCAGCGAGCAGTCGCAGAACGTTGGCATAAAACTACAGGAAACCATATTATTGAAGGCTATGGTATGACCGAGTGTTCGCCATTAATTGCCGCAACGCGTAATGACTCTGTGGAGTATTCTGGTTCAATCGGTGTACCGGTACCAAACACAGATATTCGTATTGTCGATGATGCAGGAAATGATGTGCCAATGGGAGAGCGTGGTGAGCTTTGGGTTAAAGGCCCACAAGTGATGCAAGGTTACTGGCAGCGTCCTGAAGATACAGCCGATGTATTGAAAGATGGCTGGATGGCAACGGGCGATATTGTAGAAATGGGGCAAGATCTTAATTTACGTATCGTTGATCGCAAAAAAGATATGATTATTGTCTCTGGCTTTAATGTTTATCCAAATGAAATTGAAGATGTGGTCGCACTCCATCCCAAAGTGAATGAAGTTGTCGTAGTTGGTATTCCAAGTGAAATATCTGGCGAAAGTATCAAAGTCTTTGTCACGAAAAAAGATGAAAGTTTAACCCGTGAAGAACTACGAAATCACTGTCGCCAACATTTGACTGGCTATAAAATCCCTCGTGAGATTGAATTCCGTGATGAACTACCAAAAAGTAATATTGGTAAAATTCTCCGCCGAGTATTAAGAGATGAAGAAGTTGCTCGAGTAAAAGAACAAACTAAACGTAAAGTGAATAAAGAAGAGTAG
- a CDS encoding septation protein A, with translation MKQLLEFIPLILFFVVYKTYGVQEAALVLVVATVIQLVVLKVLYKKIEKNQWIMGVAVVFFGLLTAYFNDLAFLKWKVTIVNAIFAAALLISQYAFKKPLIQMLLGKELKLAQPVWEKLNLGWAGFFILCMIINIIISEFFSDDAWANFKVFGLTGLSLTAVIATGIYLYPHLKQLEQSEEKNGN, from the coding sequence ATGAAACAGTTATTAGAATTTATTCCGCTAATTCTCTTTTTTGTTGTATATAAAACTTATGGTGTGCAAGAAGCTGCTTTAGTTTTAGTGGTCGCAACGGTAATTCAATTAGTAGTGTTAAAAGTCCTTTATAAAAAAATCGAAAAAAATCAATGGATTATGGGTGTAGCCGTTGTTTTCTTTGGCTTACTGACCGCTTACTTTAACGACCTTGCATTCCTAAAATGGAAAGTGACCATTGTGAATGCTATTTTTGCTGCGGCATTATTGATTAGCCAATACGCTTTCAAAAAGCCGTTGATCCAAATGCTATTAGGCAAAGAACTTAAATTAGCACAACCAGTCTGGGAAAAACTTAATTTAGGTTGGGCTGGCTTTTTTATTCTTTGTATGATCATCAATATTATCATCAGTGAATTTTTCTCTGATGATGCTTGGGCAAATTTCAAAGTCTTTGGTTTAACTGGACTGAGCTTAACAGCTGTTATTGCCACAGGTATTTACCTTTATCCACATTTAAAACAATTAGAACAAAGCGAGGAAAAAAATGGAAACTAA
- the yciA gene encoding acyl-CoA thioester hydrolase YciA has translation METNQTQRQPEGSLILRTLAMPSDTNANGDIFGGWIMSQMDMGGAILAKELAKGRVVTVSVDKMSFLLPVAVGDVVCCYGKCTKVGRTSIQIKVEVWIKKVYDGMRDRHCVIEAEFTFVAVDNNGRPRVIPREDNPELDQALALIAS, from the coding sequence ATGGAAACTAATCAAACTCAACGCCAACCAGAAGGTTCGTTGATTTTACGCACCTTGGCGATGCCATCAGATACCAATGCCAATGGGGATATTTTCGGTGGCTGGATCATGTCACAAATGGATATGGGCGGTGCAATTCTGGCCAAAGAATTGGCAAAAGGCCGTGTTGTGACAGTGTCGGTAGATAAAATGTCTTTTTTACTGCCTGTTGCGGTGGGCGATGTGGTGTGCTGTTATGGGAAATGTACGAAAGTTGGGCGTACATCGATTCAAATCAAAGTCGAAGTTTGGATCAAAAAAGTTTACGATGGTATGCGTGATCGTCATTGCGTAATAGAAGCGGAATTTACCTTTGTCGCCGTAGATAATAATGGCAGACCTCGTGTTATTCCACGAGAGGATAATCCAGAACTTGACCAAGCTTTAGCCTTAATTGCATCTTAA
- a CDS encoding MucB/RseB C-terminal domain-containing protein, with amino-acid sequence MKKSSRFIMLFMLFWAMPVWAELSSPLDYLKAMTKAHKTLNYEQLYILQSGEDVLSFRYRHANDNGKEYAQLLHLDATREEMILREDTVGYFGDYQPFSLQTSRILDNLPSVIHTDFEQLTGYIFVDAGKSRVADHIARVIRIVPQDDFRYQYLVWIDEDNHLLLQSQLLDRDQNVLELFRVIQSVEDEQLLYIVEPIRTLILPTLITAKEQEEQLPLGWHLKWIPTGFKPLAMGRQRLSEVLLDEQVESQLYSDGLFSFTVYIVQNKGVSFDGQFWREGKTGIYSQTIGEQDVIIVGEIPVASARHIVQQIQLASTGENP; translated from the coding sequence ATGAAAAAATCTTCTCGCTTTATCATGTTGTTTATGCTGTTTTGGGCGATGCCTGTTTGGGCAGAGCTGAGTTCCCCTTTGGATTATTTAAAGGCAATGACAAAAGCACATAAAACATTGAATTATGAACAGCTTTATATTTTGCAGTCTGGGGAAGATGTACTTTCTTTTCGTTATCGCCATGCCAATGATAATGGTAAAGAATATGCGCAGTTGTTACATTTAGATGCAACAAGAGAAGAGATGATTTTACGAGAAGATACCGTGGGGTATTTTGGGGATTATCAGCCGTTTAGCTTACAAACTTCTCGCATTTTAGATAATTTACCGAGTGTAATTCACACGGATTTTGAGCAATTAACGGGATATATCTTTGTTGATGCGGGGAAATCAAGAGTTGCAGATCATATCGCTCGAGTAATCCGCATTGTGCCACAGGATGACTTTCGCTATCAGTATCTTGTGTGGATAGATGAAGACAATCATTTATTACTTCAAAGCCAGTTACTCGACCGTGATCAAAATGTGTTGGAGTTGTTCCGAGTCATTCAATCTGTGGAAGACGAACAACTGTTATATATTGTAGAGCCGATTAGAACATTGATCTTGCCAACACTAATTACAGCCAAAGAGCAAGAAGAACAGTTACCACTAGGGTGGCATTTGAAATGGATACCAACAGGGTTCAAGCCACTCGCGATGGGACGTCAGCGTTTATCGGAAGTATTATTAGATGAACAAGTAGAAAGTCAACTGTATAGCGATGGACTGTTCTCATTTACGGTTTATATTGTTCAAAATAAAGGCGTAAGTTTTGATGGACAGTTTTGGCGAGAAGGGAAAACGGGTATTTATAGCCAAACGATAGGTGAACAAGATGTGATTATTGTCGGTGAAATTCCTGTGGCTTCTGCACGCCATATTGTACAACAGATTCAGCTTGCTTCTACGGGAGAAAATCCATGA
- the glnE gene encoding bifunctional [glutamate--ammonia ligase]-adenylyl-L-tyrosine phosphorylase/[glutamate--ammonia-ligase] adenylyltransferase, which translates to MLEHLFSQSQTKLNELLTSNAIHLQNVEQISPLVRAMAMSEFVTQQLQKQPELLQAWLEKHPTIEDCDHYAERLKAVVSTVKNEDELHHELRRFRHREMATLSFIQSNQLASTQQVFERLSDLAEALILGARDWLFEQMCNEYGTPMNEFGEKQELLILGMGKLGGRELNFSSDIDLIFTYPDIGETVGGRKPMENSKFFTRLGQRLIRALDEITLDGFVYRTDMRLRPFGDSGALVLSFTAMEDYYQEQGRDWERYAMIKAKILGEDLTNINHKYLKQMLRPFVYRRYLDFSAIQSLREMKSKISREVIRRGLTDNIKLGAGGIREVEFIVQTFQMMRGGRDKILQQRSLLAVLPQLAQLNLLSETQVEQLKEAYLFLRHTENVLQAIRDQQTQTLPLDEQERLRLAFANQQADWASFLEKLAFHQHNVREVFNELIGEEESEDDQENEALSVWKDLMQNQITLADLENALKDYTVQAEDYSEIHHILNVVFEDWVKRPIGVRGREVLRKLMPKVLDGIFQQPDYLVLLPRILNIIDKITTRTTYLELLYEKEQILPQLFTLCAQSIMVAEQIARHPMLLDELIAQQSLTKVIALEDYPRALQEYLLRIPEEDEEALIDGLRQFKQSQLLRIASADILGILPVMKISDHLTYLAEAIIGAVVNIAWRQVSQRFGTPEHLTDDEKDFAVIAYGKLGGIELGYNSDLDLVFLHNAPEQSETIGGKKSISSHQFYLKLAQKINGIFNLNTSAGVLYEVDMRLRPSGEAGLLVSTFNAYDHYQKNEAWTWESQALVRTRAVYGTQALRDKFEHIRRETLSQARASGQLREEICNMREKMYQHLSKNSEHQFHLKTDKGGITDIEFIAQYLVLNYAHEHPQMAVWSDNVRIFESSIECGMLSQEQGEGLKGCYIKLRNQIHHLNLLNKESIVDGNEFSEERAFVRQMWTLLFNS; encoded by the coding sequence ATGTTAGAACATCTTTTTTCCCAATCCCAAACTAAACTCAACGAGTTACTCACATCAAACGCCATCCATTTGCAAAATGTTGAGCAAATCTCACCGCTTGTTAGAGCAATGGCAATGTCCGAATTTGTCACTCAACAGCTACAAAAACAGCCTGAATTATTACAAGCTTGGTTGGAAAAACACCCAACGATTGAAGATTGTGATCATTATGCTGAACGCTTAAAAGCGGTGGTTTCTACAGTAAAAAATGAAGATGAGTTACATCATGAGCTACGTCGTTTTCGTCATCGTGAAATGGCAACCTTGAGTTTTATTCAATCTAATCAGCTCGCATCTACCCAGCAGGTGTTTGAACGATTGTCGGATTTAGCCGAAGCTTTGATTTTAGGCGCAAGGGATTGGCTCTTTGAGCAGATGTGTAATGAATATGGCACACCGATGAATGAGTTTGGGGAAAAGCAGGAATTACTGATTTTGGGCATGGGGAAACTCGGAGGGCGAGAGCTAAATTTTTCGTCGGATATCGACTTAATTTTTACCTATCCTGATATTGGGGAAACAGTGGGCGGTCGGAAACCGATGGAAAACAGCAAATTTTTTACCCGCTTAGGCCAGCGTTTAATTCGAGCATTAGACGAAATCACCCTTGATGGCTTTGTCTATCGCACAGATATGCGACTTCGTCCCTTTGGGGATAGCGGTGCGCTGGTGCTCAGTTTTACCGCAATGGAAGATTATTATCAAGAGCAGGGGCGTGATTGGGAACGCTATGCGATGATTAAGGCGAAAATTTTAGGCGAAGATCTGACGAACATTAACCATAAATATTTGAAGCAGATGTTACGTCCTTTTGTCTACCGCCGTTATTTAGATTTCAGTGCGATTCAATCCCTGCGTGAAATGAAGTCAAAAATTAGCCGAGAAGTGATCCGTCGTGGGCTAACAGACAACATTAAATTGGGGGCTGGCGGTATTCGAGAAGTGGAGTTTATCGTCCAAACTTTTCAAATGATGCGTGGCGGGCGAGATAAAATCTTGCAACAGCGTAGTTTATTGGCGGTATTGCCCCAATTAGCACAGCTTAATTTATTAAGCGAAACACAGGTGGAACAACTTAAAGAGGCTTATCTCTTTTTACGCCATACGGAAAATGTACTTCAAGCAATTAGAGATCAACAGACACAAACTTTACCTTTAGATGAACAAGAACGATTACGCCTTGCCTTTGCAAATCAACAAGCAGATTGGGCATCATTTTTAGAAAAATTAGCATTTCATCAACACAATGTTCGTGAGGTATTTAATGAATTGATCGGCGAAGAAGAGAGTGAAGACGATCAGGAAAATGAAGCATTATCGGTCTGGAAAGATTTAATGCAAAACCAAATAACCTTAGCTGATTTAGAAAATGCGTTAAAAGATTATACGGTTCAAGCGGAAGATTATAGTGAAATTCATCATATTTTGAATGTAGTGTTTGAAGATTGGGTCAAACGTCCGATTGGTGTACGTGGGCGAGAAGTCTTACGTAAATTAATGCCAAAGGTGTTAGACGGCATTTTCCAACAGCCAGATTATCTGGTGCTACTGCCGAGAATTTTAAACATCATTGATAAGATCACAACTCGAACGACCTATCTTGAATTGTTGTATGAGAAAGAGCAGATTCTACCGCAGTTATTTACCCTTTGTGCGCAATCTATTATGGTGGCAGAACAAATTGCACGCCACCCAATGCTATTGGATGAGCTGATCGCACAACAGAGTTTAACCAAAGTAATTGCCCTTGAAGATTACCCAAGAGCCTTGCAAGAATATCTATTGCGTATTCCAGAAGAAGATGAAGAAGCTTTGATTGACGGGCTTCGCCAGTTTAAACAGAGCCAATTATTGCGCATTGCTTCCGCTGATATTTTAGGCATTTTGCCTGTGATGAAAATCAGCGATCATTTAACCTATTTAGCTGAAGCGATTATCGGCGCTGTGGTGAATATCGCTTGGCGGCAAGTCTCACAACGCTTTGGTACACCTGAACATTTAACCGATGACGAAAAAGATTTTGCAGTCATTGCCTATGGCAAACTGGGCGGAATTGAGCTTGGCTATAACTCCGATTTAGATTTAGTGTTCTTGCACAATGCCCCTGAACAGAGCGAAACCATTGGCGGTAAGAAATCCATTTCAAGCCATCAGTTTTATTTAAAATTGGCGCAAAAGATCAATGGGATCTTCAATCTCAATACCAGTGCAGGTGTACTTTATGAAGTTGATATGCGCTTACGTCCGTCAGGCGAAGCGGGGTTATTGGTGAGTACCTTTAATGCTTACGATCATTATCAAAAAAATGAAGCATGGACATGGGAATCTCAAGCGTTAGTCAGAACACGTGCAGTTTATGGAACACAGGCACTCCGTGATAAATTTGAACATATTCGCCGAGAAACCTTATCGCAAGCACGTGCAAGCGGTCAGTTAAGGGAAGAAATTTGCAATATGCGTGAAAAGATGTATCAACATTTAAGTAAAAATTCGGAACATCAATTTCATCTCAAAACAGATAAAGGGGGCATCACTGATATTGAATTTATCGCACAATATTTGGTCTTAAATTACGCCCATGAGCATCCACAAATGGCAGTGTGGTCAGATAATGTTCGCATTTTTGAGAGTAGCATTGAGTGTGGTATGCTAAGCCAAGAGCAAGGTGAAGGCTTAAAAGGTTGCTACATTAAATTACGCAATCAAATTCATCATCTCAATTTATTAAATAAAGAAAGTATTGTCGATGGGAATGAATTTAGTGAAGAACGAGCCTTTGTCCGTCAAATGTGGACATTACTTTTTAATTCGTAG
- a CDS encoding YciI family protein — MYYVIFAQDIPNTLEKRLAVREKHLERLKQLQAEDRLLTAGPNPAIDDENPGEAGFTGSTVIAKFNSLEEAQQWASQDPYVEAGVYGEVIVKPFKKVF, encoded by the coding sequence ATGTATTACGTTATTTTTGCTCAAGACATTCCTAACACCCTTGAAAAACGTTTAGCTGTGCGTGAAAAACACCTTGAACGTTTAAAACAGTTACAAGCGGAAGATCGTCTTTTAACCGCAGGGCCAAACCCAGCGATTGATGATGAAAACCCTGGTGAAGCAGGTTTTACAGGCTCAACGGTGATTGCAAAATTCAATTCCCTTGAAGAAGCACAACAGTGGGCAAGCCAAGATCCTTATGTGGAAGCAGGGGTTTATGGTGAGGTGATTGTGAAGCCGTTTAAGAAAGTATTTTAA
- a CDS encoding divergent polysaccharide deacetylase family protein: MMNKWRNKRSIPWLFLQILWLISPLAEAGKLAIVIDDIGYRAKEDSAIYALPKEVSVAIIPVAPYATARANKAFEQQRDVLIHLPMEPQTRQSIEAGALLVGMNETQIATLIKNAQMQVPNAIGLNNHMGSKATTDKQTMQYLMKSLSQQNLAFLDSKTAGNSVAYKTAKEYGIKALERHIFLDDSDEFNDVQRQFSNAIHYARKHGVAVMIGHPRKNSVEVLENGIANLPADIQLVSLHELWNGDESEPVKPFIMLFDIEPALTSKAPYQVVPLLRGVPKD; the protein is encoded by the coding sequence ATGATGAACAAATGGCGTAACAAGCGGTCTATTCCTTGGCTTTTTTTGCAAATTTTATGGTTGATCTCACCGCTTGCTGAAGCTGGAAAACTAGCCATTGTGATTGATGATATTGGCTATCGCGCTAAAGAAGACAGTGCGATTTATGCACTGCCGAAAGAAGTGTCTGTTGCTATTATCCCCGTTGCTCCCTATGCCACAGCAAGAGCGAATAAAGCTTTTGAACAACAACGTGATGTTTTGATTCATTTACCGATGGAACCGCAAACGCGCCAATCTATTGAAGCAGGGGCTTTATTAGTTGGAATGAATGAAACACAAATTGCAACATTGATTAAAAATGCACAGATGCAAGTACCCAATGCGATAGGCTTAAATAATCACATGGGAAGTAAAGCCACCACCGATAAGCAGACTATGCAGTATTTAATGAAATCGTTGTCTCAACAAAATTTGGCTTTTTTAGACAGTAAAACCGCAGGAAATAGTGTGGCATATAAAACGGCTAAAGAATACGGTATTAAAGCCTTAGAACGTCATATCTTTTTAGATGATAGTGATGAATTTAATGATGTTCAGCGACAATTTAGTAATGCGATTCATTATGCACGTAAGCATGGTGTAGCAGTAATGATAGGACACCCGCGAAAAAATAGTGTTGAAGTATTGGAAAATGGCATTGCCAATTTACCCGCGGATATACAGTTGGTGAGTTTGCATGAGTTATGGAATGGTGATGAAAGTGAACCCGTTAAACCATTTATTATGTTATTTGATATAGAGCCAGCATTAACATCAAAAGCGCCTTACCAAGTTGTGCCTTTATTACGTGGTGTGCCGAAGGATTAA
- a CDS encoding SoxR reducing system RseC family protein has translation MMIEQATVIGYQNGVALVQCQAKAGCGSCVANQSCGTKALSALAGEKFAPQFELSVETPLQIGDKIEIGLAEQSLLLSVFWLYVIPLIALIISALVLSQWIQNELWVALGIFIATALTFLWVKKTVSKKSQAQFIPVFLRKI, from the coding sequence ATGATGATTGAACAAGCCACGGTGATTGGCTATCAAAATGGTGTGGCATTAGTCCAATGTCAAGCAAAAGCAGGCTGTGGTAGCTGTGTAGCAAATCAGAGTTGTGGTACAAAAGCGTTGTCGGCTTTAGCAGGTGAAAAATTTGCTCCGCAATTTGAATTATCCGTTGAAACACCACTCCAAATTGGTGATAAAATTGAAATTGGATTAGCTGAGCAAAGCTTATTATTGAGCGTATTTTGGCTTTATGTGATTCCACTGATTGCGTTAATCATATCTGCATTAGTGCTATCTCAGTGGATTCAAAATGAATTATGGGTTGCGTTAGGTATTTTTATTGCAACCGCACTCACATTTTTATGGGTGAAGAAAACGGTTTCCAAAAAATCACAGGCACAATTTATTCCTGTGTTTTTACGAAAAATCTAA